A DNA window from Microcystis aeruginosa NIES-843 contains the following coding sequences:
- a CDS encoding TldD/PmbA family protein: MTIDPQQLIELALKSGAVAAEVYQSSSLSHPVFFEANRLKQLESSESVGTALRLWREGCPGLAVGYGDVEPEILVETALNLSYLNAPEEIEFSAPRQAIYDPIGQDVAVESLIEMGNQMIGHIRQVYPEVICSGEWECEREITRLVNSQGLYCQYTDTALSYYLGIEWVRGEDFLAVYDGEYTRSTPHPETVIKQLLQRLQWAANNVDSPTGKLPILLTANAVTLLWGTVAMALNGKQILEKSSPWSDKIGQLVMSEKLTLSQQPQREPYSCPFDDEGTPTKFLSLIEGGRVKEFYSDLTTARLLKTPPTGNGFRPSLGVYPLPDLVNLIVAPGEGTLEDLISQIDEGLVIDQILGHGADISGDFSVNIDLGYRIEKGKITGRVKDTMVTGNVYTALQNLIALGADNQWNGSCYTPSLIVDSLSVVG; the protein is encoded by the coding sequence ATGACGATCGATCCGCAACAACTCATCGAACTAGCTCTCAAATCGGGAGCGGTGGCAGCCGAAGTTTATCAATCTTCCTCCCTTTCCCATCCCGTTTTTTTTGAGGCTAATCGTCTCAAACAGTTAGAAAGTTCCGAATCCGTGGGAACTGCCTTGAGATTATGGCGCGAGGGTTGTCCGGGGTTAGCGGTGGGTTATGGTGATGTGGAACCGGAAATTTTAGTAGAAACGGCGTTAAATTTATCCTATCTCAATGCCCCAGAAGAAATCGAATTTTCGGCACCACGACAGGCAATTTATGACCCGATTGGGCAAGATGTGGCGGTAGAATCTTTAATCGAGATGGGTAATCAAATGATTGGCCATATTCGCCAAGTTTATCCTGAGGTTATTTGTAGTGGTGAATGGGAATGTGAACGGGAAATCACCCGTTTAGTTAATTCTCAGGGTTTATATTGTCAATATACCGATACAGCTTTGAGTTATTATCTGGGGATTGAATGGGTACGGGGGGAGGATTTTCTAGCGGTTTATGATGGAGAATATACTCGCAGTACTCCTCATCCCGAAACGGTAATTAAACAGTTATTGCAGCGACTACAATGGGCAGCCAATAATGTGGATAGTCCCACGGGGAAATTACCAATTTTATTGACCGCTAATGCAGTTACCCTGTTATGGGGTACGGTGGCGATGGCTTTAAATGGGAAACAGATCTTAGAAAAGTCTTCGCCCTGGAGTGATAAAATCGGTCAATTGGTGATGTCAGAAAAGTTGACTTTATCCCAACAACCCCAGCGAGAACCCTATAGTTGTCCCTTTGATGATGAGGGAACTCCCACTAAATTTTTATCTTTAATTGAGGGAGGTAGAGTTAAGGAATTCTATAGCGATCTTACCACGGCAAGATTATTAAAAACTCCTCCGACGGGAAACGGTTTTCGTCCTAGTTTAGGCGTTTATCCTCTGCCAGATTTGGTTAATTTAATCGTTGCACCGGGAGAGGGAACTTTAGAGGATTTAATCTCGCAAATAGACGAAGGCCTAGTTATCGACCAAATTTTAGGTCATGGGGCGGATATTTCGGGCGATTTTTCTGTCAATATCGATCTGGGTTATCGCATAGAAAAGGGCAAAATCACCGGACGAGTTAAAGATACAATGGTGACGGGAAATGTTTATACAGCTTTGCAGAATTTAATCGCTCTGGGGGCCGATAATCAATGGAATGGCTCCTGTTATACTCCCTCGCTAATTGTTGATAGTTTATCGGTGGTGGGGTAA